One Streptomyces dangxiongensis genomic window, GTGGCGATGGCGCCGATCACCGGGTAACGGGTGAACGTGCCGACCAGGACCAGGAACTCGCTCACGAACGGCGCGAGGCCGGGCAGCGAGAGGGTGGCGAGGCCGCCGATCAGGAAGGTGCCGGCGAGCACCGGGGCGACCTTCTGCACTCCTCCGTAGTCGGCGATGAGCCGCGAGCCGCGCCGGGAGATCAGGAATCCGGCGACCAGCATCAGGGCGGCCGTGGAGATGCCGTGGTTGACCATGTAGAGGGTGGCGCCGGACTGGCCCTGGCTGGTCATCGCGAAGATGCCCAGGACGATGAAGCCGAAGTGCGAGATCGACGCGTAGGCCACCAGGCGCTTGATGTCCCGCTGGCCGACGGCGAGCAGCGCGCCGTAGATGATGCTGATGAGCGCCAGTACGAGGATGACCGGCGTCGCCCACTTGCTGGCCTGCGGGAACAACTGGAGGCAGAAGCGGAGCATCGCGAAGGTGCCCACCTTGTCGACGACCGCGGTGATGAGGACGGCGACCGGAGCGGTGGACTCCTGCATGGCGTTGGGCAGCCAGGTGTGCAGCGGCCACAGCGGCGCCTTCACCGCGAAGGCGAAGAAGAAGCCGAGGAACAGCCAGCGTTCCGTGCTGGTCGCCATGTGGAGCGAGCCGCTCGCGCGGGCCTCGGCGATCTGCTGGAGGCTGAAGTTCCCGGCCACCACGTAGAGGCCGATCACCGCGGCCAGCATGATCAGGCCGCCGACCAGGTTGTAGAGCAGGAACTTCACCGCCGCGTACGACCGCTGGGTGGCCGCCGCCTCCTCGCCGTGCTCGTGGGCACGGTCCCCGAAGCCGCCGATGAGGAAGTACATCGGGATCAGCATGGCTTCGAAGAAGATGTAGAAGAGGAAGACGTCGGTGGCCTCGAAGGAGATGATCACCATCGCCTCGACCGCCAGGATCAGCGCGAAGAAGCCCTGGGTGGGCCGCCAGCGGCGGTTGCCGGTCTCCAGCGGGTCGGCGTCGTGCCAGCCGGCCAGGATGATGAACGGCATCAGGACGGCGGTCAGCGCGAGCAGCGCGACCGCGATGCCGTCGACGCCCAGTTCGTACCTGACCCCGAAGTCGCTGATCCAGGCGTGGGACTCGGTGAGCTGGTAGCGGGCGCCGTCCGGGTCGAAGCGGATCAGCACCGTGACGGCCAGGGCGAGCGTGGCGAGCGAGACGACCAGCGCCAGCCACTTGGCGGCGGTGCGCCGGGTGGCCGGTACGGCGGCCGTGGCGACGGCCCCGAGGGCCGGGAGCGCCGCCGTCGCTGTCAGCAGAGGAAAGGACATCGGTATCAGACCGCCCTCATCAGCAGGGTCGCGGCGACCAGGAGTGCCGCGCCGCCGAACATCGACACCGCGTAGGAGCGGGCGAAGCCGTTCTGGAGCCGGCGCAGCCGGCCGGACAGGCCGCCGAAGCCGGCCGCTGTGCCGTTGACGACCCCGTCGACCAGGGTGTGGTCGACGTAGACCAGGGAGCGCGTCAGGTGCTCGCCGCCCCGTACCAGGACCACGTGATTGAAGTCGTCCTGGAGCAGGTCGCGGCGGGCCGCGCGGGTGAGCAGGGAGCCGCGCGGGGCCACGGCCGGAACGGGCCGCCGGCCGTACAGGGCCCAGGCGATGGCGACGCCGATGACCAGGCACACCATGGTGGCGCCGGTGACCACGCCGGCGCTGACCGGCGAGTCGCCCTCCTGGTGGCCGGTGACCGGCTCCAGCCAGTGCAGGAAGCGGTCGCCGATGCTGAAGAAGCCACCGGCGAAGACCGAGCCGACGGCCAGCACGATCATCGGGATCGTCATGACCTTCGGGGACTCGTGCGGGTGCGGCTCCGCGTGCTCGCCGCGGTGCTCGGCGACGGGCTCGGCGCCCGGCGCCTCGGGGGAGCGGGTGGGTCGGTCCTTCCAACGCTCCTCTCCGAAGAAGGTCATCAGCATCACGCGCGTCATGTAGAAGGCGGTGATGGCCGCGCCGAGCAGGGCCGCGCCCCCGAGGATCCACCCCTCGGTGCCGCCCTTGGCGAAGGCCGCCTCGATGATCTTGTCCTTGGAGAAGAAGCCGGACAGGCCCGGGAAGCCGATGATGGCGAGGTAGCCGAGACCGAAGGTGACGAAGGTGACCGGCATGTACTTGCGCAGGCCGCCGTACTTGCGCATGTCCACCTCGTCGTTCATGCCGTGCATGACCGAACCGGCGCCGAGGAACAGACCGGCCTTGAAGAAGCCGTGCGTCACCAGGTGCATGATCGCGAAGACGTAGCCGATCGGGCCGAGGCCGGCCGCGAGGACCATGTAGCCGATCTGCGACATGGTGGAGCCGGCCAGTGCCTTCTTGATGTCGTCCTTGGCGCAACCGACGATCGCACCGAACAGCAGCGTGACAGCGCCGACGACGGTGACGGCCAGTTGGGCGTCGGGGGCGGCGTCGAAGAGGGTGCCGGAGCGGACGATCAGGTAGACGCCCGCGGTCACCATGGTCGCCGCGTGGATCAGGGCCGAGACCGGCGTCGGGCCCTCCATGGCGTCCCCGAGCCAGGACTGGAGCGGCACCTGCGCGGACTTGCCGCAGGCGGCGAGCAGCAGCATCAGCCCGATCGCGGTGAGCTTGCCCTCGGAGGCGTCACCGGTGTGGCTGAGGACCGGGCCGAAGGCGAAGCTGCCGAAGGTGGTGAACATCAGCATGATCGCGATCGACAGACCCATGTCGCCGACGCGGTTGACCAGGAAGGCCTTCTTCGCGGCGGTGGCGGCGCTGGGCTTGTGCTGCCAGAAGCCGATCAGCAGGTACGAGGCGAGGCCGACGCCCTCCCAGCCGACGTAGAGCAGCAGGTAGTTGTCGGCGAGGACGAGCAGCAGCATCGCCGCGAGGAACAGGTTCAGGTAGCCGAAGAAGCGGCGGCGGCGCTCGTCGTGCTCCATGTAGCCGACCGAGTACAGGTGGATCAGCGAGCCGACGCCCGTGATGAGCAGCACGAACGTCATCGAAAGCTGGTCCAGGCGGAAGGTGACGTCCGCCTGGAAGCTGCCGACCGAGATCCACGTCCACAGGTGCTGGGTCAGCGTGCGGTGTTCCGCGCCCCTGCCGAGCAGGCCGGTGAAGAGGACGACGCCGACCACGAAGGAGGCGGTCGACAGGAGCGTGCCGATCCAGTGGCCGGCACGGTCGAGCCGTCGGCCACCGACCAGGAGGACGGCGGCTCCGAGCAGGGGCGCCGCGATGAGCAGCGCGATCAGGTTCTCCACGATTCTTCCGACCCCTTACAGCTTCATCAGGCTGGCGTCGTCGACCGAGGCCGAGTGGCGGGTGCGGAACAGCGACACGATGATCGCGAGACCCACCACGACCTCCGCGGCGGCGACGACCATCGTGAAGAAGGCGATGATCTGGCCGTCGAGGTTGCCGTGCATCCGGGAGAAGACGACGAACGCGAGGTTGCAGGCGTTCAGCATCAGTTCGACGCACATGAAGACCACGATGGCGTTGCGCCGGATCAGTACGCCGGTCGCGCCGATCGTGAACAGCAGGGCGGCGAGGTAGAGGTAGTTGACCGGGTTCACTTGGACGCCTCCTCGGGCCGCTTGAACGTCGCCGGTTCGACCGCCCTGCGCTCCAGGCGCTCCTCGGCCCGCTGTTCCAGCGCCCGCAGGTCGTTCAGCGCCTCGGCGGACACGTCGCGGACCTGGCCGCGCTCGCGCAGCGTCTTGCTGACGGTCAGCTCGGACGGGGTGCCGTCGGGGAGCAGGCCCGCGACGTCCACGGCGTTGTGCCGGGCGTAGACACCGGGAGCCGGCAGCGGCGGGATGTGGACGCCCTCGCGGATGCGCCGTTCGGACAGCTCGCGCTGGCTCCTGGCCGGTTCGGTGCGCTCGCGGTGGGTGAGCACCATGGCGCCGAC contains:
- a CDS encoding NADH-quinone oxidoreductase subunit M, which produces MSFPLLTATAALPALGAVATAAVPATRRTAAKWLALVVSLATLALAVTVLIRFDPDGARYQLTESHAWISDFGVRYELGVDGIAVALLALTAVLMPFIILAGWHDADPLETGNRRWRPTQGFFALILAVEAMVIISFEATDVFLFYIFFEAMLIPMYFLIGGFGDRAHEHGEEAAATQRSYAAVKFLLYNLVGGLIMLAAVIGLYVVAGNFSLQQIAEARASGSLHMATSTERWLFLGFFFAFAVKAPLWPLHTWLPNAMQESTAPVAVLITAVVDKVGTFAMLRFCLQLFPQASKWATPVILVLALISIIYGALLAVGQRDIKRLVAYASISHFGFIVLGIFAMTSQGQSGATLYMVNHGISTAALMLVAGFLISRRGSRLIADYGGVQKVAPVLAGTFLIGGLATLSLPGLAPFVSEFLVLVGTFTRYPVIGAIATLGIVLAALYTLVLYQRTMTGPVKPAVSAMPDLRVRELVVVTPLIVLLIVLGVYPKPVTDIVNPAVKQTMSDVQKKDPKPEVEAAK
- the nuoL gene encoding NADH-quinone oxidoreductase subunit L is translated as MENLIALLIAAPLLGAAVLLVGGRRLDRAGHWIGTLLSTASFVVGVVLFTGLLGRGAEHRTLTQHLWTWISVGSFQADVTFRLDQLSMTFVLLITGVGSLIHLYSVGYMEHDERRRRFFGYLNLFLAAMLLLVLADNYLLLYVGWEGVGLASYLLIGFWQHKPSAATAAKKAFLVNRVGDMGLSIAIMLMFTTFGSFAFGPVLSHTGDASEGKLTAIGLMLLLAACGKSAQVPLQSWLGDAMEGPTPVSALIHAATMVTAGVYLIVRSGTLFDAAPDAQLAVTVVGAVTLLFGAIVGCAKDDIKKALAGSTMSQIGYMVLAAGLGPIGYVFAIMHLVTHGFFKAGLFLGAGSVMHGMNDEVDMRKYGGLRKYMPVTFVTFGLGYLAIIGFPGLSGFFSKDKIIEAAFAKGGTEGWILGGAALLGAAITAFYMTRVMLMTFFGEERWKDRPTRSPEAPGAEPVAEHRGEHAEPHPHESPKVMTIPMIVLAVGSVFAGGFFSIGDRFLHWLEPVTGHQEGDSPVSAGVVTGATMVCLVIGVAIAWALYGRRPVPAVAPRGSLLTRAARRDLLQDDFNHVVLVRGGEHLTRSLVYVDHTLVDGVVNGTAAGFGGLSGRLRRLQNGFARSYAVSMFGGAALLVAATLLMRAV
- the nuoK gene encoding NADH-quinone oxidoreductase subunit NuoK — translated: MNPVNYLYLAALLFTIGATGVLIRRNAIVVFMCVELMLNACNLAFVVFSRMHGNLDGQIIAFFTMVVAAAEVVVGLAIIVSLFRTRHSASVDDASLMKL